AAAAGAGTTTGAAATTATTACGGCAAAAGAAGCAAAAGCCCTGAATTCACAGTTTAAAAAGGATGAAAATATTTATATAAATCCAGAGAGTAAAAATATTATGTTAAATTGGGTTAAAAAAAATATCAATAAAAACTCAATAAAATATGATAAAAACATACCCCAAAATATAATTTATACAAAAGGCGGAACTGTTATAAATGAAATATTAAAAGCAAAAGGGGAAAATGCATATTATGAAATTCAGTAAAAATTCTTTATGTCCATGCGACAGCGGTAAAAAATATAAAGACTGCTGTTTTAGATGGCATAAATTAAATTCAGCACCCGATGCACTGCTCCTTATGAAAAGCAGATATTCTGCTTATGCTGTGGGCAATGTCGAATATATTATAAAAACCACTCATAAAGATTCCCCTCATTTTGAAAAAGACAAAAAGGCTTGGATTGAATCTATAAAAGATTTTAGTAATAGTTATTTCAAAAAATTAGAAATTATTGAATTTA
The Lebetimonas sp. JH292 genome window above contains:
- a CDS encoding YchJ family protein, which produces MKFSKNSLCPCDSGKKYKDCCFRWHKLNSAPDALLLMKSRYSAYAVGNVEYIIKTTHKDSPHFEKDKKAWIESIKDFSNSYFKKLEIIEFINGKKEAFVEFKAYIDNYIMHEKSRFVKVDKWYYVDGVQYEI